The stretch of DNA atttattatgcgtattcaatggaaaattatgcattaaaaaattatgtattagaAGGAAGCTTCTTCCAtggaaaatcttctcaatGATCGATTGCAAGTCATGTGAAGTCGCAAGTGtggcttcgttttttttgctgcCGATCTGAGATTATTATATTTCTCACTCTCATCTTTTTAGCTTGTCTTATGCGCGTGTAAAACAAACATGAGAAATCCCGCatgaaaattagaaaactCCAAGGCATGTAATTACATCCAATATATATCTCAAATTATATGAAGGTGCCCCGGAGGAGGatgaaattgaatgttttttgtttattagGGCCCTTTTTTGATGGGGAGATTATAGAATTAGTTGAGGTGAGACTTTTACTATCTATTTTTACCTTTACTTAAAACCGTAACTTCCCATATTTCGGTTGAAAGAGTCACTCAAGCGATggccaaaaattttccatttattgcTCAAGAGTAACATGCAGCATAAGAAGGAATCTTTTGGCTGTGGCGGATGATCTTGCTCTCTCTCACACTTGAGGCATAAAATGACGGGGATATCCCCCCGAGAGCGTTGGATGCCTTTGGAGGAGAGCTAAAAAGCAAAAGAGGtggaagattttattaaagaaactCTCCTCCATCAATTTTGAGCCACGGTATGTGCCGATTTGCGGCGTCACGGCGGTTGTCTCTGGGGGGAAGAAGATGATCAAATGGTGTGGAGGGAGCCtttctcttcatcttcttGCGCACCGTAGCGGCGTCTCCCCTTCGACTACCACgctcaattttataaatagcCATCCATTTCTGAATTTCTCACTAGACCGCCACGGATTACGGACTAAACAAGACCCCGAACGCGGCTCTCAAGTTgttcagtgtttttttttctaacactCATTTGATTTCCCATCAATCGCGGAACGTCTCGCGGAAAATTGCACCAAGCCATCTTCAAGTGCCGTATCCGATCGTGAGTGAAGTgatctttttcttcgtttttttttgcactttgaaAACGGAAGAGTGTTGATTGGAAATTGCAGCATAATGTGGatttctacaatttttatCGGTAATGCTTCCCCATTTAATCTCACAACCGATACTATCTCCTCTTACCCCATAATTGTGGATTAAATAACCAACAAGAAGTGCTTGGTGCGAAGAGCTCTATCATAATATTGTACGTTGTATATACTTCCGGATTCGATGACAAAACAGCGTGTCTTTCACTGCAACCAATGTGCAAgaagtgatttattttttcaagatgCGAATTAAAATGTTAACTCATCATACTAATTTCCTTTTACAAATTagatcaaatgatttttttaattaaaagtgcaGACACGGAAGAAGccttttatctattttttttttttaattttattgtgtcgTTTCGAAGAGTAGGATTAGCCTTATCATCAGGCATAAAAGAAAGTGggaaaatatcataaaaatttcctgaGAAACTCAACACACTCAACAGTTCCAGCGTAATGTGAATGCaggctgttttttttataaaaggatATTATACACAATATATTGTGAAAGTTcttcaaagtttaaataatttagaggtataaaaaaaataattggtaATGTTGGTAAAGCTTGATATACGTCTTGGACGAATTTTGCCAAAGAAAGATATTGCTTTTGTCTCTAAATGACTTATACGCTTAATgatatttgattaattaccAACTTTTACCACCTAAGAGTTTGGTAAAAAATGAAACTAATTCCTTTGAGGACGTAAATActaaatttcaaacatttcaacGATTACTAAGAATGCAGaacatttttgattttttgttacaaacttgatttattattttaccaaCAAATACAAGAACATAACGATAGAATGGTAGTTTATTCGCATTTaccaattttgaaaaaaaaactaccaattacttattttcaactttttttttcaattaatatgaatttactaaatttttactaaatttttatgacaattatattctttatactttgatttatatttaaatctAACAAGAAGGACGAATTTGACCTTTGTTGCCagctcaaataaaattactccataatttattttttgaaaatattaaatacgtttttttttaataaaaatccttatttatttcatatctaaaaattataaaaataagaaagagtTGTCacagcaaaaagaaaagaaattgtgaaaatatttcatcaaatacCCTTGTTTTATGTTaagaaaacaataagaaaTTCTCAAGCTAAATTAACTAATCAGTTTCAAAGACTTTGCGGCAAGAAATTGAACCTCAAAAGCATTGAAAATGAGGAGAAAACTAAACCAAAAATAACAGCGTGCATTTTCCTAGCGGAACGATGCAATTTTATCTcatattagaatttttgaataaaaaagataaattcttACGTTATTCAAggtaaagaaatataattttttatggtcAGCTTTCGTCAATTTAATCCTCGATGGGGTCATTAAATGTGCCCACCTCTTGTGGTTGTAGCAAATAAAATGCACTGAAGCATGTTAGAAATTTGCTCTCGATGATTGATTAATGATGGCAAGTCGATAATTGCCGTGTATGCGTTGTGACATAGTCTTTTTTGGACTCCTCTGCTTTCTTCCATCCACAGCTACTCTGGCTTTGGGTTCATTGAATCTTGCAGcgtcagaggaaaaaaatgtcgatGAGAAAACAGTagttgcagcagcagcagcatcagcGGAGAAAGTGCAAGAGAAGAGACAAATCTCTGGGCACACCAAAGTTCCCACCAAACTCACGGCGGATTTTACACCCTTGATCTATGGCAATCAAGTGACACCGGGATTGGGTCAGTACGCCATCCCCGATGATCCTGCCACGTATGCATCATCAGCAACAGCGAGAAAGGTATGAAAATGTAGTGTAAGATGACAATCACGCGATGACCCGCATCCCAAGTCAGGTTCCTCGTCTGTAATGTCGttgaaatcttttattttttcaatgcgAGAAATGCATTTATAAAAGCAAAACCACACTGCGGTGAGAGAGATGCGGGGAATGGGGGGGGGAACTGTTCTGTGATTTCTGGAGTCGTGATTCATGACTGGCACGACTTGCGATGATTGCAATTGTGCAATCAAGATGAAGAAGTCACAATCCTGGGGTGAAGACACATTGGCACCGTGTGATTGTTCACTGACTTCCATTTGCCATTTTCCCATAAAGGCACCTAAATCACCCAATAGATCTCTCTATACTACAACTTGTTGTACTCACCATGTCGCGGTAACATCCGACCGCCCCTCACACCACCCCCTACATTACGTCACGCATGTGATTTGTCGATGCAATAGAAGAGACACCTGCACACCGTTGAAGATGCATTTATGcgatgaaattaaatgaagattctttttctttttttctttgcagttACCCAACAATGCCAACAGCAATTACTTGAAGCTCGCGCAAGGACAACTCTCACCATCTGTTGCCCCACAGCAATTTCATGTGGAAAAGGGATTGTATCAGCAGCAGCAACCATTGGTCCTCCCACAGGCACCACGTGTGAATACCATTTCTGATGCTGAGTACCTCCAGCTCATTGCAAACACGCAGAAATTCCATCAGGCAGCTGCTGCTCAGCCACCCCAGGCCCAACATTTCATTCCCTTCGTCCCGCATCAGGGAGCTGTTCTCCTCGGTCAGCGTCAGTATGCTCAGTTGTATCAGAAGCCCACAGGACATCCCCTTGGAGATTCATCGCTTGAGAGGGAAATTGAGAAGCTTGTGGCTGCAAATGTGCCCCAGCAGGCAGCATCGAGTCAACGACAGACGACAAAAGTGACAAAGGGACGACAATTTCTGCCAAAGAATCAGCACAATTTTGTCTTCATACCCTATCAGCCACAGGCTCTGCAACAGTACATTCCACAGCAGCAGCAAtacgcagcagcagcagcagcttcAATCCCACAGGCAGCATTgaagcagcagcaacagcagcaaatCTTTGCTGATTACCAAGCAGCCAGCAAATTCCCTCAGTTCTTACCTCCACAACAGGCTCACTTTGTTCCCATTCTTCAGCATCAAGTGCAACCATTGCAGCAATTCCAAGCGGCGGCAGCTCCTCAACATCAACAGGCgcatcagcagcagcagcaacatcTGCAACAGCAACTTCTACAGCAGGAACACGCGCTGGCAAGTCCCATTCACTCATACCACGAAAAGGCACCCCAAAGTACGCCACAAAATGTACACAATACACAATTTCCTACCACAAAGCCCGTGGATGCTAAGAAGCAGCAGCACGCGAAGCCTGAGCAGCCGCAGCAGAAGCAATCGGCACACTCTTCAATCTTTGTCTCACACTCCACCAGCACCCCATCACCATCCTTCGCTAGTCCCACCAAACAATCGCACTATACCGCTAAGCCTGCATCCCATTCACAGGAGTCCCAGCAGCACTCCAGTCAACCCGCTTCTCAAGTATCCGTTAGCAGCCTGGCGGAGTCCGTCTTCAAAACTCCACCATCCCAGCAGCGTCCACTCACGCAGCAAGAATTCCAAGCTCTCGTCGATGCCGGCTACCCTGTAACACCCATCCACGTCCCCGTGCCAGTTCCCATCTCTGCTGATAAGTATGAGAATCACCAGGGACAGCCCCAGGCGCAAGCCTACGCTCCTCAACAGCAGTATCCCACACACAAATTTGCCCCACAGACGGCAGGGAGTCAATACCAACCCGCCATCCTTGCTCCTGCCACCTTCTACGCTCCTCATCCCCAACATCAGTACTACCAGCAGCGTCAGCAGCGGGACACAACAAAGGAGACAAAACCCTAAGAAAATAGAGCACATCACAGCTCCTTTTGGAAGCTTCCTCCTACACCACCACCTCCACCAACCACCCTATACCCCCAATCCTAGGGGAGCGTCTCAGTAGCGCTCTTCACTCCTGCGTagtattatttctttttcttacacttaaagatttaatttgttgtatatttattaattatgtaaaataaataaaaaatacaaaaaatttccctaaaaaatcattttttatctcCATCAAAAtcgcaaattaaaattttctaatgaaaagTCGTGCAAAGAGAAATTGATTTACTTTTGATAAAGAGcaacaatattttaataaattcaggtaagattttttatgttcaaaCACGATTGGAATTATTTGTGGGTGGAGTAATATTGTAATTGATCGTCTTAAAGCGATCTTAAAGcgttttttgttgaaatttttctaagAAGTATATTTTGAACGAATGTTTCatctttataatttctttaaaagaaaattgaaggaaactaGAAATAGAAACTCCGAGCAAGAAAATCCAAACTCGACTTTTTCTTCCTGTGAAAGCCGTATTTCTTGATTTCGGtctattatttgaaaaaaaaaaacgtttttcttgattaaataattaaagaaatttatatcTTACTGTTATTATAACTTCTTTAAAAAGGATagtgaaaaagcttttttaatttctttatccttctcataaaaagcttttttgacCCTATGATCCTAACTTCATAAAATGACAGTTTTTGACATTAGAACgcactaaaaaaaacttttaaaaaatcgtagAAGAACTCAGTGAGCCAGTTTTGCTACTTAAGCTAGTTATCTTCGGACATAccgatatatgtatattacaatttttctttcccatATAACGGTAATTTctataaatcaaaaaaacCAGGAAGAAGTAGTTTCAACTATCGCGCCAAATCTAaggatttaaataatatttatcgtaaaaaaaacattgaataaaatatgagcAATCAGCTAAACTATTTACTTTCCCTCTCATGTTAAATTTGCACAAATAATATGCCTCCACCAAAGAGATAACGATATTTaataagacaagaaaaaactcGCTCATCTGGTGAATTAATCCAAAAATGACCTTCCGGGATATCTCTCGCAGCTTCGACAGAGCGCtgatttcttgtttttttttttgcaattataaTGATCACGCTCACCTGCCCAGACGGAGAGGGAGacaacgagagagagagatgtgggaaatagaaatttaattcaatttgttcaCGACGACGGGCCCCTGAGTGAGCATAAGTGAGTGATGTGAGAGATCTCCGAAATGGTGGGTGATGATGCAATTAACTGGAGAGCACGTGCAAGGTTGACATGATACATTTCCGGACTTTATTTGCCACCTTCGCACACGGGAAATTCTCACAGCCATTAGATGCGAAATTGCTTGTAACGGGAGAGTCCTCCAGCGAGGGCATTGCTCACCCAGAGCTGCTGTGTCCCTGACAGTGTAATCTCGTGGTCAACGAGATCTTGCGAATGCTGTTAAGTGTCTGCGCTGTTCCTTCCGCGAGACATACTTGTTTCGCTTTTTTTATGCTCCATTAAACAATCTCACCGTTTTCTTCCTCCACTTCCTCCACAACAATCATGTGCAAATCCGCTCCATCATCCCGCATACAGCAGAATTTTCTGCCCAATCGCGCATAGAAGTCTCGTGGGCATAAAAGAACAATCCATGCCACTGTGTACGATCAGTTGATTGTGCTAATCGAACGAGGTGACAGTGTTGCTCCTAAAACAATCGTTTGTTCCTTTAGTGTCTGTTTTTTTGTCGTTAAAAAGAGGATTCAACATGAACGCCATTATTGCTGTATTCCTTCTGGTTACATCCACAAGTGGTCAATTTCTGCATCAGGAACCAATCCCACTGGCCTACTATCGTGACTCCGTTCCCATCCACGAGGATCCCCCATTGGCACATCCCGCTGTTGTTGAGAACTCCATCAGGGAGAAGCAATTGCCACCAGAGCTCCTCAAGAGTGATAATTTCTACAGCAATCCCCGTGTTGCTGATGGCCTGGCCAAGGAGTCCTGGTTCACGGACAAGGAAATGCCTGTCTTTGAGCGTGAAGCTGAAAAAATCCCTCGGGAACAAATTGTTAAGATTCTCACCAATGCTGGATTAGCTAGAAGACGATAAAACTGACGCAAATGTCCTTTTTCATTAAGTTGAACCACGCACTGAATTTTTATACTGCTGTACCACCTACGCACAGTGATGTCTTCGTGTATTACgtcctttaattttcaatttcatttaagaCTTTAAAAGCCTCAATTTTAACTGAAAACTAAAGGACTTTCTAACTACGAAGGCATCACTGTAAAAACTGAGAAAATCTTCTccaaaagatttcttattgaaacattttttttacactgaacaaaataattttatttattgaataaatgtatttatttatatttttatggtgTAATACAAATTCTTAAATGAtagatatgtatatacaagtgaatttatagaaaacatatttatataatttcttgTAATACTAAAAGTTTGCGAAAATAGattatttcattaatataatataaacTCTATCCCAAAaccatttatatttttttcttcaatgattaatttaagaaaagatattttttggaatattttctaaggtttatttttttcttttatttttcaacaatcttttctctttttctgtatttatttatttataatatatatatagaagatatacataatattatgtataaatgtacgttacaaaatatttataaagagaatttttaatacgtattttttaccttttttttattcacttttctttcttttttaaatgtttaaaaaaaataacaaacaaaaaaatagttgCTGCACTTTATAGTTGTCTCCAGTCTAGGATTTccttttcttggaaaaaattctaaacatCCCCGTCTTCTTCTCCTTGCCATTCCCTGATCCACTCACGCTGGATCTGCTTGACTGTACGGATTCACTTTCGCTGGAACTTTCATTCGTCGACGTCCGGAAGCGGTTGGGATCTTGTGGCATTGATACTGGTCTCACGGTGACTGACGTGGTGTCGTGCCGTGAATTGCCCCAACCTTGATGGAATTTATGTTTGTATAcaattttatgtttgaatAGAAAAcgggaaaaattcttctcattctcTTCACTGCAAAGGCTCTCTCTCACACTCTTTACTTCCGAGATCGCATTATTGAGACGAGAAGAGATTAATCAATCAATCACCCCATACAACAAAGCActcaaaaagcacaaaaagttcgttttttttcttcttcttcagcgTGCgatattcacaaaatattgcaaaagcaAGCATCAtgcaaaaacttcttttttttgttgttgttaaagGTGCACCCAATGGTGAGAAGATTGGACATTAATCACCCAATCATCTGCCAATTCAATTAGcaataaaatgcatgaaattccattcaaaattcaatttcaagtGCATTTATGAGCAAAAAGTTAACCCATTGCTTTCCGGGTTAAGTTTTTCAGGCagaaattcgattttttttcgaatttttcgGATCAAGTTTTCATCTGATTCTGAATGGTTTTAATACTGaaacgttaggaaaaaaatacatNNNNNNNNNNNNNNNNNNNNNNNNNNNNNNNNNNNNNNNNNNNNNNNNNNNNNNNNNNNNNNNNNNNNNNNNNNNNNNNNNNNNNNNNNNNNNNNNNNNNNNNNNNNNNNNNNNNNNNNNNNNNNNNNNNNNNNNNNNNNNNNNNNNNNNNNNNNNNNNNNNNNNNNNNNNNNNNNNNNNNNNNNNNNNNNNNNNNNNNNNNNNNNNNNNNNNNNNNNNNNNNNNNNNNNNNNNNNNNNNNNNNNNNNNNNNNNNNNNNNNNNNNNNNNNNNNNNNNNNNNNNNNNNNNNNNNNNNNNNNNNNNNNNNNNNNNNNNNNNNNNNNNNNNNNNNNNNNNNNNNNNNNNNNNNNNNNNNNNNNNNNNNNNNNNNNNNNNNNNNNNNNNNNNNNNNNNNNNNNNNNNNNNNNNNNNNNNNNNNNNNNNNNNNNNNNNNNNNNNNNNNNNNNNNNNNNNNNNNNNNNNNNNNNNNNNNNNNNNNNNNNNNNNNNNNNNNNNNNNNGTAGCTGAAGATGAGAAGATTGAAACAAAAAGTCCTGTTACTGTTAAGCGAAAACGCGAATCTGCTGCAAAATCAAAAGGAGGTGCTGGTGGTAGTCGAGAACTCGTGACAACCAGTGAAGATGAGCAACCGGCAAAAAAGCAACTAACAATTCCGGAGATTCTTAGagcaaaagaagcaaaaaaggaGGCAAATACATTGAAGAAGAATGAAACTACAGAGAAAATTCGTGAGAAGACAAAAGAGAAACCTGACGTACAAGCGAAGGAAACCGAGAAGAATGAAGAGGttttgaaggaaaagaagaaaccaGTGCCAACACCTAAATTGCGTAGTAAGAAAAGATTACGGGAAACTGTTGACTCCACTTCCCAAGAATCCTCCGTAGATGATGAAGTTGAggaaaaggagagaaaaactCCCTCAAATATTCATCAAGTGCGAATGCCGACAATTCCTGTTGTTCCCATTGATGCTGCTACACGTGCTGAATCCCCCAAAGAGGTGCCGCCGAAGAAGGAAGCGCATCCGGAGAAGACAAAGACTGAGACAAAAGTGTCAGAGAAGGTGGTGAAAGTCGACGGAAAGAGCTCTGAGAAGGCAAAATCTCCAGAGAAACCCAAGACTGACAAACCAACAACTCCTGAAAAGGTAAAAGTGCAGGAAAAACCGAAAGTGCAAGAAAAGCCGAAAAGCCCGGAAAAACCTAAATCAACTGAGAGTCAGAAAATACAGCCAGCAGAAAGGCCGCATGAAATACAGATTATCTCAGTTACGTCACTCGCTCCGGAGGCGGCAAATTCGAAGAAAGACAGTTCAATGGATCTCCATGCTGATGCAGttgcaaagaaaacaaaaaagcaAGTAATGAGGGATGTTCTGAAGCAAGAAAAGTCTCAGTCCTCTTCATCTAGTTCCTCCAGCTCATCGTCTTCGTCCTCTTCTTCATCATGTTCATCTTCGTCAAATGGGAGTTCGGCatcagaagaaaataatagtCAGAGAAGTTTGGACCTTCCAAAAAACAAGGAGAAACAGCAGCCACCAACAACGGTTAAACCGATAGAGGTAGAGAAATCTGTTATTGTAGCAAAAACCAATAACACCGTGACTGAATCAACTGTTTCTAATGTTGCAACTCCCAAGACTTCCACGGCAAAGACTGTCGAGAGTTTGAAGGTAGAAGAAAAGATGGGTGATGTGTCAATTTTTGGAAAGAAAGAGAATCAAGAAAAAGTCCCCGTGATCAAGGAGAGTAAAAAGAGTATTTGTGATGAGAAGCCCATGGATATTCCCATGACCCCAGAGAATGCAACAAGTGTTCTCAAAGTAAATGAAAACTACACGTCTAAAGCTCACAGTGAAATGCGTCCGAATGTTATTGTTGATCCAATTCCAATGGATATTGAAGTTGAAGAGCCTCCAAAGGAGGTGAAGGTGGTGTCGGAGAAGAAGGAAATGTCTccagaaaaacaaaaatcaaagGAAACGGATGAACCTGttgctaaaaaaatcaagacaTCTCCTAAAATTAAAGATGGAAGTGAtccaaataaaattgttcTCTCCGATTCGGAGTCAGAGACTGAAATTGATGGACAGAAAATAAAGATCCTGAAGAATCCACCGGAAGATCTTGTGAAGAATGTTATAAAGCAAGTTGAAACGGAACTTCCGACTCCGACGAAAGAAAGTAAGGAGATGTCTGTGATTAAGATAAGTAAAGAACAAATGGAAAGTTCCACAATCCCAGCTGTTCCGGTGTTTGATGGTGCAGAGAAGAAGGATGAAGGGGCTTTCCAGCCAAAAAACTTATTGGGACATGCTAAGCCAACTGGtggaggtggtggtggtggaatgAATCCTGCAGTTGCACCGAATCAACCTTCAGTTGAAGACACAAAAGCTCAACAGAATGTTGATAGAGATGCTGAAAAGTTGTTTACATCAcaacagcagcaacaacaacaagtACCTGCTCCAAAACCTCCAGAGCGTCTTTCAGAGGTTAGGAGATCATCCAAGGATTCTCGATCAACACCTGCATCTGCaacaaaaccacccccatctgctcaagaaagtcaatcatccGTTGCAAAGAAATCTCAATCAACTGGAACGGATTTTAAACCTGAACACAAATCACATAGTCGAAGTAATAACCTGGATGCaataaaaagtgaaacaaGGTGTAATCCAGCAATGGAATTGGGGGGTAATCAACCGAGAAAGGATGATTCACCTAATAAGAAAGAGCACAAAACTTCAACGTCTGTTGGAACGAGCACACTATCAGCATCAACATCAACTACAACGGCAACAGTGTCAAAGGGTAGTGATGGACATTCAGTTGCCAGTAATAGTAACAGTAGCAGTACGAAGACTCAGCATCATCAGGAAAGTACAGCCAAGAATACATCCACATCATCTTCATCTTCGTCCTCCACTACGTCGTCTGCATTATCAAGTAGTCGACAGGCATCGAAGCAACAGGCactgcagcagcagcagcaacagttGCAACAGCAACAGCAACAGTATCAGCAGCAACATTCAGCAGCTGCTCAGCAGAGTATTTTGGATCAGAAGgcaattgaattgaataaaatgcaatttgccACGATGAATTCCCTGCCAAACTACCACACAACACATCCGCAGTATTGGCAATGGGAGGCCTACTACCAGGGTTACAATCCCCTTCCGCATTTGGATCCAACAACACAAAAATCCCccaataaattccacaaagaTCTCGCTTCGTCAATGGCCTACGGACATGGATTGCCGCAGAATCTCTATCAAAATAGCCTCACAATGCAACCCCAACCACCGCAGACACAACACATT from Lutzomyia longipalpis isolate SR_M1_2022 chromosome 1, ASM2433408v1 encodes:
- the LOC129787114 gene encoding formin-J-like; protein product: MNAIIAVFLLVTSTSGQFLHQEPIPLAYYRDSVPIHEDPPLAHPAVVENSIREKQLPPELLKSDNFYSNPRVADGLAKESWFTDKEMPVFEPEDEKIETKSPVTVKRKRESAAKSKGGAGGSRELVTTSEDEQPAKKQLTIPEILRAKEAKKEANTLKKNETTEKIREKTKEKPDVQAKETEKNEEVLKEKKKPVPTPKLRSKKRLRETVDSTSQESSVDDEVEEKERKTPSNIHQVRMPTIPVVPIDAATRAESPKEVPPKKEAHPEKTKTETKVSEKVVKVDGKSSEKAKSPEKPKTDKPTTPEKVKVQEKPKVQEKPKSPEKPKSTESQKIQPAERPHEIQIISVTSLAPEAANSKKDSSMDLHADAVAKKTKKQVMRDVLKQEKSQSSSSSSSSSSSSSSSSSCSSSSNGSSASEENNSQRSLDLPKNKEKQQPPTTVKPIEVEKSVIVAKTNNTVTESTVSNVATPKTSTAKTVESLKVEEKMGDVSIFGKKENQEKVPVIKESKKSICDEKPMDIPMTPENATSVLKVNENYTSKAHSEMRPNVIVDPIPMDIEVEEPPKEVKVVSEKKEMSPEKQKSKETDEPVAKKIKTSPKIKDGSDPNKIVLSDSESETEIDGQKIKILKNPPEDLVKNVIKQVETELPTPTKESKEMSVIKISKEQMESSTIPAVPVFDGAEKKDEGAFQPKNLLGHAKPTGGGGGGGMNPAVAPNQPSVEDTKAQQNVDRDAEKLFTSQQQQQQQVPAPKPPERLSEVRRSSKDSRSTPASATKPPPSAQESQSSVAKKSQSTGTDFKPEHKSHSRSNNLDAIKSETRCNPAMELGGNQPRKDDSPNKKEHKTSTSVGTSTLSASTSTTTATVSKGSDGHSVASNSNSSSTKTQHHQESTAKNTSTSSSSSSSTTSSALSSSRQASKQQALQQQQQQLQQQQQQYQQQHSAAAQQSILDQKAIELNKMQFATMNSLPNYHTTHPQYWQWEAYYQGYNPLPHLDPTTQKSPNKFHKDLASSMAYGHGLPQNLYQNSLTMQPQPPQTQHIAPPIVKEKSQRSDKQKSSKSSKSDEKAYQGSGMSGSMVSKGQQYSNASSQSMSSSNASSKSKGHHHHGKSEEKTLAAHMNANAAQHQSAAAIMVNSHQEAMANLNSHMHHQQQQQQQSHQQQQQMMGKSEDHTDVTTVTADIKQHNTPPSTDIPSMGVYTPDSTTNSVHSLHYGQCDIDVSQLGLESPTSTSSDIASQNSVENVRPPSVVPQQHSQQVQQQQYSDCSVHQQHQQMQQQQQQQQQQQHINMVPTSSPQHQMAMAAMAAAANMVPSQGMSQSQSRKMSQQHHQQQSQRSGGSAATNRASTPKVTAGQHHRNTSTPGANNQRQQHTATPPVGNNNQQMASPNQASQHQQLQHQHLNQQAAAQQQQQNLQHMQYGHMLHGHHHQAMTPQAGNYIGAPQMTQNFPAQSPNSYGSMTTVIQHRMSGTPHGNLTAHNPLSSPQQRLGPSPSACSAGNNFYIQSPGNATHHQSHTPVPQIATPTPSATPTPQMSGGGGPPSGAGQAAAGNMCSLSKLQQLTNGLEMIQPGGGCNTPPAGTVNLTPPPNHHPHATMTPPPTHLVQQNPARNISTPPASLQSQMAASLGYHHKYYPGNVNSPVGAGNGAAAAGSGGASRTSRNTASAPVQHMPSAAAAAAAAAASRVSPNVTISPNLMSPYGTLNGYRMAAQQSAGSVATYITNSAAAAGFNPQLPVQMNVMNMQSQYQDPASIQRAAQQNSVYSPYYISLNGSMRR
- the LOC129796795 gene encoding putative mediator of RNA polymerase II transcription subunit 26, producing the protein MWISTIFIATLALGSLNLAASEEKNVDEKTVVAAAAASAEKVQEKRQISGHTKVPTKLTADFTPLIYGNQVTPGLGQYAIPDDPATYASSATARKLPNNANSNYLKLAQGQLSPSVAPQQFHVEKGLYQQQQPLVLPQAPRVNTISDAEYLQLIANTQKFHQAAAAQPPQAQHFIPFVPHQGAVLLGQRQYAQLYQKPTGHPLGDSSLEREIEKLVAANVPQQAASSQRQTTKVTKGRQFLPKNQHNFVFIPYQPQALQQYIPQQQQYAAAAAASIPQAALKQQQQQQIFADYQAASKFPQFLPPQQAHFVPILQHQVQPLQQFQAAAAPQHQQAHQQQQQHLQQQLLQQEHALASPIHSYHEKAPQSTPQNVHNTQFPTTKPVDAKKQQHAKPEQPQQKQSAHSSIFVSHSTSTPSPSFASPTKQSHYTAKPASHSQESQQHSSQPASQVSVSSLAESVFKTPPSQQRPLTQQEFQALVDAGYPVTPIHVPVPVPISADKYENHQGQPQAQAYAPQQQYPTHKFAPQTAGSQYQPAILAPATFYAPHPQHQYYQQRQQRDTTKETKP